In Nyctibius grandis isolate bNycGra1 chromosome 8, bNycGra1.pri, whole genome shotgun sequence, a single window of DNA contains:
- the LOC137666881 gene encoding CARD- and ANK-domain containing inflammasome adapter protein-like → MIMHSTSLFTNPYAIEVLRTKKEELAEGINDPDHLLNWLIDNGIFTPEKKMVVNFYRTRTEKNSRVLDILISQGERACRLFFYPCLKQVEPKLYSKMRKYVSEVNKSIGDARRQLVGYLLEKDKVWFENSSERHQEKKDSPRRKKQEWAIKKKGKEIQLSRAAKPRKDHADVGVFDAVAKGCLSELEKTLKDNDVHALNSSSETLLHVAAANGHLMIMEYLISKGAKIDVKDEKGRTPLHRAAEKGHGEAVKVLLQRGASMYSLDTEGKTPLHLAAQNNHSHTLKVLLKEEVRSNGNQHNFLHMAAVKDESSLAKMLLKAGASADGEDERGWTALSYAVSRGSENTAKVLLEAGAHVDSNTAERAFNSNHPSIFKTLLEYSKDLSSDIMESALFRAVQKNLPGIVAALIDRGTDINAYNEMQYTPLLLACETGKAESAEVLIEKGANFGIKTPASDTALHLAVQAGAASTANLLLCKGMEVNLMNKANETPLHVAARHNRGAVAGLLVNAGAKINAVTKELVTPLHVASQRGHTDVAQQLLHHKADVNIKEKQSKSPLHFAAERGDKIMVEMLLNANADPNAQDKEKKTPLHTAAARGHLGIVKVLLAKKGRFGAKDMDGCTPMHYAAMKGSTEIVKTLLTSGKNKNIDDRNIWRKTALHIAAEYGHSDLINLLLSSGAAINALDSSKDTPLHCACKAGHFNAANSLVNWSQGEKANLLAANSLKKTPLQVAEFNKTENQAQIVTLLKKKMFITK, encoded by the coding sequence ATGATCATGCATTCCACTAGCCTGTTTACAAATCCATACGCAATTGAAGTCCTAAGGACTAAAAAAGAAGAGCTAGCAGAAGGCATCAATGACCCAGACCATCTTCTGAACTGGCTGATAGACAATGGTATTTTTaccccagaaaaaaagatggtcGTGAATTTCTACAGGACACGAACGGAAAAGAACTCTCGAGTTTTAGACATACTGATTTCTCAAGGTGAACGAGCCTGCAGGCTCTTTTTTTACCCATGTTTAAAGCAAGTGGAGCCAAAACTTTATAGCAAGATGAGAAAATATGTCAGTGAAGTAAATAAAAGCATTGGAGATGCTAGAAGACAATTGGTAGGATATTTACTCGAAAAGGACAAGGTTTGGTTTGAAAATAGCAGTGAACggcaccaggaaaaaaaagacagtcctagaagaaaaaagcaagaatggGCTattaagaagaaaggaaaagaaattcagctttcaAGGGCAGCTAAACCTAGAAAAGATCATGCTGACGTTGGCGTCTTTGACGCAGTCGCTAAAGGCTGTCTTTCTGAGttagagaaaacactgaaagataACGATGTTCATGCACTAAACTCTTCAAGTGAAACACTTCTGCATGTTGCAGCTGCTAATGGACATCTAATGATAATGGAGTATTTGATCAGCAAAGGTGCAAAGATAGATGTGAAGGACGAGAAAGGAAGAACACCACTGCACAGGGCTGCTGAGAAAGGCCATGGCGAGGCAGTGAAAGTGCTTCTCCAACGTGGTGCTTCTATGTACAGTTTGGATACGGAAGGCAAGACACCACTTCACTTGGCTGCCCAGAATAACCACAGTCACACCTTGAAGGTGCTCCTGAAAGAAGAGGTAAGAAGCAACGGGAACCAGCACAACTTTTTGCATATGGCAGCTGTTAAGGATGAGAGCAGTCTggcaaaaatgcttttaaaggcTGGCGCCTCTGCTGATGGAGAGGATGAAAGAGGATGGACTGCTCTCAGTTATGCTGTTTCTCGGGGGTctgaaaatactgcaaaagtACTGCTAGAAGCCGGAGCCCATGTTGATTCCAACACGGCTGAAAGAGCCTTCAACAGCAACCACCCATCCATCTTCAAAACACTACTAGAATATTCTAAAGATTTGTCGTCTGACATAATGGAGTCAGCTCTTTTTAGAGCTGTACAGAAAAACCTGCCCGGTATTGTAGCAGCTTTAATTGACAGAGGTACGGATATAAATGCCTACAATGAAATGCAGTACACTCCCTTACTTCTGGCGTGTGAAACAGGCAAAGCTGAATCAGCTGAAGTTCTAATCGAAAAGGGAGCAAACTTTGGAATAAAGACTCCTGCTTCAGACACAGCTTTGCATTTGGCAGTTCAAGCTGGGGCTGCTTCCACCGCAAATCTGCTTCTGTGCAAGGGGATGGAAGTTAACCTCATGAACAAAGCCAACGAAACCCCGCTCCATGTTGCTGCACGTCATAATAGAGGAGCAGTAGCTGGCCTTTTAGTTAATGCTGGGGCCAAAATTAATGCTGTCACTAAGGAGCTTGTTACTCCCCTGCATGTTGCAAGTCAAAGAGGTCACACCGATGTTGCCCAACAGCTGTTGCACCACAAAGCCGATGTTAACATTAAGGAAAAGCAGTCAAAGTCACCTTTACattttgctgctgaaagggGAGACAAAATAATGGTAGAGATGCTTCTGAACGCTAATGCTGACCCCAACGCAcaagacaaggagaaaaagacTCCCCTGCACACTGCAGCTGCGAGAGGACACCTTGGTATTGTGAAAGTTCTGTTAGctaaaaaaggaagatttggaGCTAAGGACATGGATGGATGTACTCCGATGCACTATGCAGCCATGAAAGGAAGCACAGAGATCGTAAAAACTCTTCTGAcatcagggaaaaataaaaatattgatgaTAGAAACATTTGGAGAAAGACCGCACTGCATATTGCAGCGGAATATGGACACAGTGACTTGATAAATCTCTTACTGAGCTCTGGGGCAGCCATTAACGCCTTAGACAGCAGCAAGGATACTCCATTGCATTGTGCGTGCAAGGCTGGTCATTTTAATGCTGCAAATTCCCTTGTAAACTGGtcacaaggagaaaaagcaaatttactAGCTGCTAATAGTCTCAAAAAGACCCCATTGCAAGTAGCagaatttaataaaacagaaaatcaggctCAAATTGTAacacttttgaaaaagaaaatgtttataacAAAATGA
- the JUN gene encoding transcription factor Jun, translating to MSAKMEPTFYEDALNASFVPPESGGYGYNNAKVLKQNMTLNLSDPSSNLKPHLRNKNADILTSPDVGLLKLASPELERLIIQSSNGLITTTPTPTQFLCPKNVTDEQEGFAEGFVRALAELHNQNTLPSVTSAAQPVNSGMAPVSSMAGNSSFNTSLHSEPPVYANLSNFNPNALNSAPNYNTSNMGYAPQHHINPQMPVQHPRLQALKEEPQTVPEMPGETPPLSPIDMESQERIKAERKRMRNRIAASKCRKRKLERIARLEEKVKTLKAQNSELASTANMLREQVAQLKQKVMNHVNSGCQLMLTQQLQTF from the coding sequence ATGAGTGCAAAGATGGAGCCTACTTTCTACGAGGATGCCCTGAACGCCAGCTTCGTGCCGCCGGAGAGCGGCGGGTATGGATATAATAACGCCAAAGTGCTGAAGCAGAACATGACGCTGAACCTGTCCGACCCATCCAGCAACCTGAAGCCGCACCTGAGGAACAAGAACGCCGACATCCTCACCTCCCCCGACGTGGGACTCCTGAAACTGGCCTCGCCTGAGCTGGAGCGGCTCATCATCCAGTCCAGCAACGGGTTAATCACCACCACGCCGACCCCGACGCAGTTCCTCTGCCCCAAAAACGTTACCGACGAGCAAGAGGGGTTCGCGGAAGGCTTTGTGAGAGCCCTGGCGGAACTGCACAACCAGAACACCCTGCCCAGCGTTACCTCCGCCGCGCAACCTGTTAACAGCGGCATGGCACCTGTGTCCTCCATGGCCGGCAACAGCAGTTTCAATACGAGTTTGCACAGCGAGCCCCCGGTGTACGCCAATCTCAGCAACTTCAACCCCAACGCGCTCAACTCCGCACCGAACTACAACACGAGCAACATGGGCTATGCACCTCAGCACCACATAAACCCCCAGATGCCGGTGCAGCATCCCAGGCTTCAGGCTTTGAAAGAAGAGCCTCAGACTGTACCTGAAATGCCAGGGGAAACTCCTCCCCTGTCCCCTATTGACATGGAGTCACAGGAGAGAATCAAAGCCGAGAGAAAACGCATGAGAAACAGAATTGCGGCATCCAAATGCCGGAAGAGGAAGTTGGAAAGGATTgccaggttggaagaaaaagtgaaaactttGAAAGCCCAGAACTCAGAGCTGGCATCCACTGCCAACATGCTCAGAGAACAGGTTGCACAGCTTAAGCAGAAGGTCATGAACCATGTCAACAGCGGGTGCCAGCTAATGCTAACGCAACAGTTGCAAACGTTTTGA